A single Sutterella megalosphaeroides DNA region contains:
- a CDS encoding ATP-binding protein — protein MNETNEINASVFEGHTQFRIARLQLFNWGTFSGSHDIEVSPRGYLFVGASGSGKSTLLDAMVTLLLPQPEYNAAAHEGERGRRSDRSVMSYVRGAWSSATEYEPSGRSRSVVRYLREGSTFSVVALTLFDAVGAQYTLMLVAYVKGRSTDENSVIRQFMIAPGDVTLSPALLKEFARTDFDFKALKRRLPADLKSFTTFTAYSAAFSALFGIRDKAALKLLAKAQSAKNLGDLNTFLRTFMLDEPKTFETADRLVDEFGELSDAHRAVVEARKQHEILEKARSALLRAQQEERDARLRDEEARATPAWKLRFERDIVERELPRLKREAAESEAALANAESAAEDAKNEVRRLEQLHYRAGGEAVANLTQTLEHRRDAVKRVEKLRLRVEKSLAQCGEKVPDEERAWVTLSEEMKALLRARESAEVDRMKRRDEAVAAEAALERELSALTREIAAMRSRPTNIPSNLATVRRRMADALTLDEKRLPFAGELFEVKPEEALWQGAIERAARDFALTMLVSAEDFPALEAYVAEHDSGECLRILRVEHTDHEEPAFRGEAFLSEKVNFATGPWRSAVALEFAARFPHRCVDTLEAFERADSAVMPSGLVKTRGRLLTKDDSTALDDRRSWVTGFSNASKLALYVEEAERTELRKNEIARTREALDAEGRRSRERLAAAEIVTNASWEEVDLLGACRREAEADEALKAVLESNSELKSIESQLVTARAREETAGRLLIDRTVEAKEKKARLAANESRLTAILREAEKLGADAIDPAVYLRLDARLPASVKLPMAERDLERAVDAVKASIADANRLGAAEAARAQSETCAQFALFRSRYPARASAWDTAYEAAPEYMAYLEGLERDGLPKFERRFRELLETQSLQNFIELASQLTASRRSIFDRMAQVNASLSTVAFSRLETGDTHLRIEINDRRIAEVEDFRRALRSILEGAWESLAPEEADARFERIGSLVERMGSADPEAQRWRSLVLDVRNHVEFSAVEYDDENRVVETYLSGAGKSGGQRQKLTTTCLAAALRYQLGRSATGLPVFAPVLLDEAFDKADSEFTDISMNIFNRFGFQMIVATPEKAVYTLEPYIGGASLVTIADRRRSGVIAIAYDPVKKELDWEDAVPENDSPARRSARRMAELNAILNEIEAEG, from the coding sequence ATGAACGAAACGAATGAAATCAACGCATCGGTTTTCGAAGGCCATACGCAGTTTCGCATCGCGCGCCTGCAACTCTTCAACTGGGGCACGTTCTCGGGCTCGCACGACATCGAGGTGAGCCCCCGAGGGTACCTCTTCGTCGGCGCCTCGGGTTCGGGGAAGTCGACCCTGCTCGATGCAATGGTGACGCTCCTTCTGCCGCAGCCCGAATACAACGCCGCGGCCCACGAAGGGGAGCGCGGTCGCAGGTCCGACCGCTCCGTCATGAGCTACGTGCGCGGCGCCTGGTCGAGCGCGACCGAGTACGAGCCTTCGGGGCGCTCCCGCTCGGTGGTGCGGTATTTGCGCGAAGGCTCGACCTTTTCGGTCGTCGCTTTGACGCTCTTTGACGCCGTGGGCGCCCAATACACGCTCATGCTCGTGGCGTACGTGAAGGGGCGTTCGACCGACGAAAATTCCGTCATCCGTCAGTTCATGATCGCTCCCGGAGACGTGACGCTCTCGCCCGCACTCCTCAAGGAATTCGCGCGCACGGACTTCGACTTCAAGGCCCTGAAGCGCCGTTTGCCCGCGGACCTCAAGAGTTTCACGACCTTCACGGCCTACTCCGCCGCCTTCTCGGCCCTTTTCGGGATCCGCGACAAGGCGGCCTTGAAGCTGCTTGCCAAAGCCCAGTCCGCAAAGAACCTCGGGGACTTGAATACGTTCCTTCGAACCTTCATGCTCGACGAGCCGAAGACCTTTGAGACCGCAGACCGCTTGGTCGACGAATTCGGGGAGCTTTCGGACGCGCACCGCGCGGTGGTCGAAGCCCGCAAGCAGCACGAAATTCTCGAAAAGGCCCGCTCCGCCCTCCTTCGCGCTCAGCAAGAAGAGCGCGACGCGCGTTTGCGCGATGAGGAAGCCCGGGCGACCCCTGCGTGGAAGCTTCGCTTCGAGCGCGACATCGTGGAGCGCGAGCTTCCGCGCTTGAAGCGCGAAGCCGCCGAATCCGAAGCCGCGCTTGCCAATGCCGAGAGCGCCGCGGAAGACGCGAAGAACGAAGTGCGCCGCTTGGAGCAGCTCCACTACCGTGCGGGCGGCGAAGCGGTCGCGAACCTCACGCAAACGCTCGAACATCGTCGTGACGCCGTGAAGCGCGTCGAGAAGCTCCGGCTTCGCGTTGAAAAGAGCCTCGCGCAGTGCGGCGAAAAGGTGCCCGACGAGGAACGCGCCTGGGTGACGCTTTCGGAAGAAATGAAGGCCCTCCTTCGGGCCCGCGAATCGGCCGAAGTCGACCGCATGAAGCGGCGCGACGAAGCTGTCGCGGCCGAGGCCGCCCTGGAGCGGGAACTCTCCGCCCTCACGCGCGAAATCGCCGCGATGCGTTCGCGCCCCACCAATATCCCCTCGAACCTCGCCACCGTGCGGCGACGCATGGCGGACGCCCTGACGCTCGACGAAAAGCGTCTCCCCTTTGCCGGGGAACTCTTCGAGGTGAAGCCCGAAGAAGCCCTCTGGCAGGGAGCGATCGAGCGCGCGGCGCGCGACTTCGCCCTGACGATGCTCGTATCCGCCGAGGACTTTCCGGCACTTGAGGCTTACGTTGCCGAACACGATTCGGGCGAGTGCCTTCGCATTCTTCGCGTCGAACACACGGATCACGAAGAGCCCGCCTTCCGCGGCGAAGCGTTCCTCTCCGAAAAGGTGAATTTCGCCACGGGCCCCTGGCGCTCGGCGGTGGCGCTCGAATTTGCAGCCCGCTTCCCGCACCGTTGCGTCGATACGCTCGAAGCCTTCGAGCGTGCGGACTCGGCCGTGATGCCCTCGGGTCTCGTCAAAACCCGCGGGCGCCTCTTGACGAAGGACGATTCGACGGCGCTCGACGACCGTCGCAGCTGGGTGACGGGCTTCTCGAACGCCTCCAAATTGGCCCTCTATGTTGAAGAAGCCGAACGCACGGAACTCCGAAAGAACGAAATTGCCCGCACCCGCGAAGCGCTCGACGCCGAAGGGCGTCGCTCGCGCGAACGACTGGCCGCCGCCGAAATCGTCACGAACGCCTCCTGGGAGGAAGTGGACCTCTTGGGCGCCTGCCGACGCGAAGCCGAAGCGGATGAGGCTCTGAAAGCCGTGCTCGAGTCGAACTCCGAACTGAAGTCGATCGAGTCGCAGCTCGTCACGGCCCGCGCCCGCGAAGAAACCGCGGGGCGGCTCCTCATCGATCGCACCGTTGAAGCTAAAGAAAAGAAGGCTCGCCTTGCCGCCAACGAAAGCCGTCTCACGGCGATTCTGCGCGAAGCCGAAAAGCTCGGTGCCGATGCGATCGATCCGGCGGTCTACCTGCGGCTTGACGCGCGTCTCCCTGCATCCGTGAAGCTTCCCATGGCGGAGCGCGATCTTGAACGTGCGGTCGACGCCGTCAAGGCCTCGATTGCGGACGCCAATCGCTTGGGTGCGGCCGAAGCCGCCCGCGCGCAGAGCGAAACCTGCGCGCAGTTCGCCCTCTTCCGCAGCCGCTACCCCGCGCGTGCGAGCGCCTGGGATACGGCCTACGAAGCGGCGCCCGAATACATGGCGTACCTCGAAGGGTTGGAGCGGGACGGCCTTCCGAAATTCGAGCGACGCTTCCGCGAGTTGCTCGAAACGCAGTCCCTTCAGAACTTCATCGAACTCGCGTCGCAGCTCACGGCCTCGCGCCGCTCCATTTTCGACCGCATGGCGCAGGTGAACGCCTCCTTGTCGACCGTCGCCTTCAGTCGTCTCGAAACGGGTGACACGCACCTTCGCATCGAAATCAACGATCGGCGCATTGCGGAAGTGGAAGACTTCCGTCGGGCGCTCCGTTCGATCCTTGAGGGTGCCTGGGAGTCGCTCGCACCCGAAGAGGCGGACGCCCGGTTCGAGCGGATCGGCTCGCTCGTCGAACGCATGGGCTCCGCCGACCCCGAGGCGCAGCGCTGGCGCTCGCTCGTCCTTGACGTACGCAATCATGTGGAATTCTCGGCGGTCGAGTACGACGACGAAAACCGCGTCGTCGAAACCTACCTCTCGGGCGCGGGCAAGTCGGGCGGGCAGCGCCAGAAACTCACAACCACGTGTCTCGCGGCGGCGCTTCGCTACCAGTTGGGGCGCTCCGCTACGGGCCTTCCCGTTTTCGCCCCCGTGCTCCTTGACGAAGCTTTCGACAAGGCCGACAGCGAATTCACCGACATCTCGATGAACATCTTCAACCGATTCGGCTTCCAGATGATCGTCGCGACCCCGGAAAAAGCGGTCTATACGCTGGAGCCCTACATCGGCGGGGCGTCCCTCGTGACGATCGCCGACCGACGCCGCTCGGGCGTCATTGCCATCGCCTACGACCCCGTCAAGAAGGAACTCGACTGGGAGGACGCCGTTCCCGAAAACGATTCGCCCGCTCGCCGCTCGGCACGCCGTATGGCGGAATTGAACGCGATCCTCAACGAGATCGAGGCCGAGGGGTGA
- a CDS encoding tetratricopeptide repeat protein, with the protein MILKPKDLRELEVLQDSPGRFDYLDEVLQQGLRRKRFTKEEVARDLQFVLTYARAGLENLDYSTRVRALDVLEWAAPDSLDDVDSYEYLMFLLEARLRDGKTREAIEAAERVLEIAPYDLRAVRFFVVAAVAEGRPQDAEDLLNEAIEFYETIREMHLSEPTFFRRLRRKLRKVLKSNRTLPEKVADLADPIIDEQDLDKLKKGAFDYYQYAEFRELTRSIMVDPEKLKKNLRILRATEPTRTPEGLHVSTSTLQIPSLTIEFNMSLAAISMLDPEAVRMIARGVWSGAYGEVERVRIANPFRAEIISKDGNRDAILLTLSLGPTCVEPLLTGYEPVWREMTEEEEDEAFDLRNLPAKDDRKGWLEHVARWTPEAGYDILAHTLEAIPGTKNIDLTIEYARVLLLTFDNFYVDVYSRKRSIDLLQELLPKVTKPSDRACVLRLLGMGYLANGSYRAGFETLLASQEYEPDSRAIYSMGRALQYATEILPRLSFEERAEIVGRTVEESEDLMVRQISLAERADVDPRLVIEGPISVFSKAWLRKVGLDEEGKPVLQLGAGSTKSELFALREFLKRMPEGITDRWTFLQSGRPEADLSTYVNPLLKDTDLATLRFHPKIVNGKIRLAVAVGKKIKAKERFCAALTDAVIAAVGEAAYMSYFRPDFLLWDWRPKKPGYSLEDLRTYFFKKFPDAHGMTLADVPIEWQDLKVDCINHPGAPFFMDIREGRSLFPELFDPYIFSHSNLSGVDFTKTMEHFGATTVMIAFDVVRGPKAPKGSFGNRRREAIAEFTRALEADGHATVVGTALGSHRAYVTAVLWQADRALLNAGLLVKNNPSIAWALVQTLSPRTHPIVLGANDARALQKTLVAMRIGFEGPAPDFTETMRQIGTKLAERRKIIAEEALDYRNVIEGAIDELETAVLLLENVKKMRGGAPDTDNPAERLFTFYGGEAKA; encoded by the coding sequence ATGATCCTCAAACCCAAAGACCTCAGGGAGCTCGAAGTCTTGCAGGACAGTCCCGGACGGTTCGATTATCTCGATGAGGTCCTTCAACAGGGACTGCGCCGGAAGCGCTTCACGAAAGAGGAGGTCGCGCGCGACCTGCAGTTCGTCCTGACGTACGCCCGAGCCGGCCTCGAAAATCTCGATTACTCGACGCGGGTGAGGGCGCTGGACGTCCTCGAATGGGCGGCGCCCGACTCGCTCGACGACGTCGACTCGTACGAGTACCTCATGTTCCTTTTGGAAGCGCGCCTTCGCGACGGCAAGACCCGCGAGGCGATCGAAGCGGCCGAGCGCGTGCTTGAGATCGCTCCGTACGACCTTCGTGCGGTACGCTTTTTCGTTGTTGCAGCCGTTGCCGAGGGGCGGCCTCAGGACGCCGAAGACCTTTTGAACGAAGCCATCGAGTTTTACGAAACGATTCGGGAGATGCACCTCTCCGAACCGACGTTTTTCCGGCGGCTCCGGAGGAAGCTTCGCAAAGTCCTGAAGTCGAACCGAACGCTCCCTGAGAAGGTCGCGGACCTCGCCGACCCGATCATCGACGAGCAGGATCTCGACAAGCTCAAAAAAGGCGCGTTCGACTACTACCAGTACGCCGAGTTCCGCGAGTTGACCCGCTCGATCATGGTCGACCCTGAGAAACTCAAAAAGAACCTTCGGATCCTGAGAGCGACCGAACCGACGCGCACGCCCGAGGGCCTTCACGTCTCAACGTCGACCTTGCAGATTCCTTCGCTCACGATCGAATTCAACATGTCGCTCGCGGCGATTTCGATGCTCGATCCGGAAGCCGTCCGCATGATCGCGCGGGGCGTTTGGAGCGGTGCCTACGGCGAAGTCGAGCGCGTGCGCATTGCGAATCCGTTCCGCGCGGAAATCATCTCGAAGGACGGCAACCGGGACGCGATCCTCCTGACGCTGAGCCTCGGCCCAACGTGCGTCGAACCGCTCCTTACGGGGTATGAGCCCGTCTGGCGCGAGATGACCGAGGAGGAAGAAGACGAAGCGTTCGACCTTCGCAATCTCCCCGCGAAGGACGATCGCAAGGGATGGCTCGAACACGTCGCGCGCTGGACGCCGGAAGCGGGCTACGACATCCTCGCACACACGCTTGAAGCCATTCCCGGGACGAAAAACATCGACTTGACGATCGAATACGCTCGAGTGCTTTTGCTCACGTTCGACAACTTTTACGTTGACGTGTACAGTCGCAAGCGCTCGATCGACCTCTTGCAGGAGCTTCTCCCGAAAGTGACGAAGCCATCCGATCGCGCCTGCGTGCTGCGGCTTCTCGGCATGGGGTACCTTGCGAACGGGAGCTATCGCGCGGGGTTCGAAACGCTCCTCGCGTCGCAGGAATACGAACCCGATTCCCGAGCGATATATTCCATGGGCCGCGCCTTGCAGTACGCGACCGAAATCCTCCCGCGCCTGAGCTTCGAAGAGCGAGCCGAAATCGTCGGGCGCACCGTCGAAGAGTCGGAAGATTTGATGGTGCGACAGATCTCTTTGGCCGAACGCGCCGACGTGGACCCGCGGCTCGTGATCGAGGGGCCGATTTCCGTTTTCAGCAAAGCGTGGCTCCGGAAGGTCGGTCTCGACGAAGAAGGGAAGCCCGTCCTGCAACTCGGCGCCGGCAGCACAAAGAGCGAGTTGTTTGCGTTGCGCGAATTCCTGAAGCGTATGCCCGAGGGAATCACCGACCGCTGGACCTTCCTGCAAAGCGGTCGACCCGAAGCCGACCTCTCGACCTACGTCAACCCGCTTCTGAAGGACACGGACCTCGCTACGCTGCGTTTCCACCCGAAAATCGTCAACGGGAAAATCCGCCTCGCCGTCGCGGTCGGGAAGAAAATCAAGGCGAAGGAGCGCTTCTGCGCCGCATTGACGGACGCCGTGATCGCGGCCGTCGGGGAGGCGGCCTATATGTCGTACTTCCGGCCCGATTTTCTTCTTTGGGATTGGCGCCCGAAGAAGCCGGGCTATTCGCTTGAAGACCTCCGGACGTACTTCTTCAAGAAGTTTCCCGACGCCCACGGCATGACGCTCGCAGACGTTCCGATCGAGTGGCAGGACCTCAAGGTCGACTGCATCAACCATCCGGGCGCCCCTTTCTTTATGGACATCCGAGAAGGTCGGTCGCTCTTTCCGGAGCTTTTCGACCCGTACATCTTCTCGCACTCCAACCTGTCCGGGGTCGACTTCACGAAGACCATGGAACACTTCGGGGCGACGACCGTCATGATTGCGTTCGACGTCGTCCGTGGCCCCAAGGCCCCGAAGGGATCGTTCGGAAACAGGCGTCGGGAGGCGATCGCGGAATTCACGCGGGCGCTTGAGGCGGACGGCCACGCGACGGTCGTGGGCACCGCGCTCGGCTCGCATCGCGCGTACGTGACGGCCGTGCTCTGGCAGGCCGATCGGGCGCTCCTGAACGCGGGCCTCTTGGTGAAGAATAATCCCTCGATCGCCTGGGCCTTGGTGCAGACGCTCTCGCCCCGGACGCATCCGATTGTGCTTGGGGCGAACGACGCCCGAGCGCTGCAGAAAACCCTCGTGGCGATGCGTATCGGTTTCGAAGGTCCCGCCCCGGACTTCACGGAAACCATGCGCCAGATCGGCACGAAGCTTGCCGAAAGGCGGAAAATCATCGCCGAAGAGGCGCTCGATTACCGCAACGTCATCGAGGGCGCGATCGACGAGCTCGAGACTGCCGTCCTATTGCTCGAAAACGTGAAAAAGATGCGCGGCGGAGCGCCCGACACCGACAACCCCGCCGAACGGCTCTTCACCTTCTACGGGGGCGAAGCGAAAGCTTGA
- a CDS encoding tetratricopeptide repeat protein, with the protein MFPNSKDTTDLATPVAGESQYETVTRIVEDMLKHRSAEEIARDPIFVQLYASSALATMDYSSWEKALQVLEKAVTESLASTDSFVLTHLLAEARLRTGRTAGALAAAERALELFPNEGTTVRQYVIAAVAEGRREDAERVLGAAIEAGPQDSPDALRTLKDLKRRLKAGVYENLSTAELVTRLADSVSMPNDEDVLFGGVTTLYDIALRRELLRAIVSDPKKHAKNLRILKATEPVLTEEGVFACRSSLQEEGFPIEFNLPYAGISMIAPEALRSFARGVLMGDFGRVEKLRVDDPFEAKVFSEGGKTETVSLLSYFGSSCAESRLTGDEVVYRPMTIEDERILASKEFRPADSDREAWLALIADWVAAGAYAPLARIDDLGESQYNDFAVELARANLVVESDTGLRVLKRKKAIGLLEQALDEAVEEALDDEERFRILQVLGMAYYTDERHWDAVQTFKRALKIRIDSTVLVSLGYALAANSTGILDEPFDVRTARTWMLLTKSARTLRRHIRSAYASGRNARDAVVPAMTGLCGDWVHRAGFESKSERMGYVILSGNCDMAQIFAELAFVEHKPAIAANDWKFEVGMREDLRIDERLQEWIEPLGLKSIRIDPKPAGDMIALTVYLESDDPRPRCYHEAVARQVVAEAIGEAPFMYFCMQEIRFRHEPALDRGMTPSAFAHYFYDMFPQAWAATCATLSFDWHFVTNYEIDTRPEAPLFADIKSGDTFFRGLFDPKIFVDPQAPGLRFSRLMQSYGAQPVTIAFEIARSEETNEFVLDPTTVVVNFRLHLEGTGAARMVGMAYGENRTYMNLVLWRPDQALLEASRWFSAEKGVKWAVYRSLFPLTFIQTLALNDPSAARAALAPLGAFAMLDEAELADPTSVVKKFEVAFEEGQERRARISYENACRGDIFKALDGAYGPEVPEPQFGCFQTRKRRKGFFVDVNGKVRQYRDVPKKQWR; encoded by the coding sequence ATGTTCCCGAATTCCAAAGACACCACCGACCTCGCAACGCCCGTTGCCGGCGAATCACAGTACGAGACGGTCACCCGCATCGTCGAAGACATGCTGAAGCACCGGTCGGCGGAGGAAATCGCCCGAGATCCGATTTTCGTTCAGCTCTACGCCTCGTCGGCCCTCGCCACGATGGATTACTCCTCGTGGGAAAAGGCGCTCCAAGTGCTTGAGAAGGCGGTGACCGAATCGCTCGCTTCGACCGATTCCTTCGTCCTCACCCATCTTCTGGCCGAAGCGCGTCTGCGTACGGGCAGAACCGCAGGGGCGTTGGCCGCAGCCGAACGCGCCCTCGAACTCTTCCCCAACGAAGGCACGACCGTGCGGCAGTACGTCATTGCTGCGGTCGCCGAAGGGCGGCGCGAGGATGCCGAGCGCGTGCTCGGGGCCGCTATTGAGGCGGGTCCCCAGGATTCGCCCGATGCGCTTCGCACGTTGAAGGACCTGAAGCGCCGTTTGAAGGCGGGGGTGTACGAGAATCTTTCGACTGCAGAGCTTGTTACGCGCCTTGCCGATTCCGTCAGCATGCCCAATGACGAGGACGTCCTCTTCGGCGGCGTCACGACGCTCTACGACATTGCGCTTCGGCGCGAGCTCCTTCGTGCGATTGTTTCGGATCCGAAGAAGCACGCCAAAAACCTTCGGATTCTCAAAGCAACCGAACCCGTTCTGACGGAGGAGGGCGTCTTCGCATGTCGATCGAGCCTTCAGGAAGAGGGCTTCCCGATCGAATTCAACCTCCCGTACGCCGGGATCTCCATGATCGCGCCCGAAGCCCTGCGTTCGTTCGCGCGCGGCGTGCTGATGGGCGATTTCGGTCGCGTCGAAAAGCTGCGCGTCGACGATCCCTTCGAGGCGAAGGTTTTCTCGGAAGGCGGAAAAACCGAGACGGTGAGCCTTCTCTCCTACTTCGGGAGCTCGTGTGCGGAATCGCGTCTGACGGGAGACGAAGTCGTCTACCGCCCGATGACCATTGAGGACGAACGCATCCTTGCGAGCAAAGAGTTTCGCCCCGCGGATTCGGACCGCGAGGCTTGGCTTGCCCTCATCGCCGACTGGGTTGCGGCGGGCGCTTATGCGCCCCTCGCTCGAATCGACGATCTGGGCGAATCGCAGTACAACGACTTCGCAGTCGAGCTCGCCCGAGCGAATCTCGTTGTGGAAAGCGACACGGGACTGCGCGTTCTCAAGCGTAAAAAAGCGATCGGCCTCTTGGAGCAGGCGCTCGATGAGGCGGTCGAAGAGGCGCTCGACGACGAAGAGCGTTTCCGAATCCTTCAGGTTCTCGGCATGGCGTACTACACCGACGAACGCCACTGGGACGCGGTTCAGACCTTCAAGCGCGCGCTCAAAATCCGCATCGACTCGACGGTTCTCGTGAGCTTGGGCTACGCGTTGGCCGCCAACTCTACGGGGATTTTGGACGAACCTTTCGACGTTCGGACGGCGCGGACCTGGATGCTCCTCACGAAGTCGGCCCGGACGCTGCGCCGCCACATCCGGTCGGCCTATGCCTCGGGGCGCAATGCGCGCGATGCGGTCGTGCCTGCGATGACCGGTCTCTGCGGCGACTGGGTCCACCGGGCGGGCTTTGAATCGAAGAGCGAACGGATGGGCTACGTTATCCTCTCGGGAAATTGCGACATGGCGCAGATCTTCGCCGAGCTCGCCTTCGTCGAACACAAGCCGGCCATTGCCGCGAACGACTGGAAATTCGAGGTCGGCATGCGCGAAGACCTTCGGATCGACGAGCGTCTTCAAGAGTGGATCGAACCCCTCGGCCTGAAGTCGATCCGGATCGATCCGAAACCGGCGGGCGACATGATTGCACTCACCGTCTATTTGGAAAGCGACGACCCGCGGCCTCGCTGTTACCACGAGGCAGTCGCGAGGCAAGTCGTGGCCGAAGCGATCGGCGAAGCGCCCTTCATGTACTTCTGCATGCAGGAGATCAGGTTCCGCCACGAGCCTGCGCTCGACAGGGGGATGACGCCCTCGGCATTTGCGCACTACTTCTACGACATGTTCCCGCAAGCATGGGCTGCGACCTGCGCCACCCTCTCGTTCGATTGGCACTTCGTCACGAACTACGAGATCGACACGCGCCCCGAAGCGCCGCTTTTTGCCGACATCAAATCGGGTGACACCTTTTTCCGGGGGCTTTTCGACCCGAAGATTTTCGTCGACCCGCAGGCTCCCGGCCTGCGCTTTTCCCGACTCATGCAGTCCTACGGCGCGCAACCCGTGACGATTGCGTTTGAAATCGCCCGTTCGGAAGAGACGAACGAGTTCGTTCTCGACCCCACTACCGTGGTCGTGAACTTCCGTCTCCACCTCGAAGGCACGGGCGCGGCCCGCATGGTCGGAATGGCCTACGGCGAAAATCGCACGTACATGAATCTCGTTCTCTGGCGACCCGATCAGGCGCTCCTCGAAGCGTCCCGTTGGTTCTCGGCCGAAAAGGGCGTTAAGTGGGCCGTCTATCGGTCGCTCTTCCCGCTCACCTTCATCCAAACGCTCGCTCTCAACGACCCGTCGGCCGCCCGAGCGGCCCTCGCGCCGCTCGGGGCGTTCGCAATGCTCGATGAGGCAGAACTCGCCGACCCGACGTCCGTCGTGAAAAAGTTCGAAGTCGCGTTCGAAGAAGGTCAGGAACGCCGTGCGAGGATTTCGTACGAGAACGCCTGTCGCGGGGACATCTTCAAGGCCCTTGACGGCGCCTACGGTCCGGAAGTCCCCGAACCCCAATTCGGCTGCTTTCAGACACGCAAGCGCCGTAAGGGGTTCTTCGTCGACGTCAACGGGAAAGTCCGGCAATACCGCGACGTCCCCAAGAAACAATGGCGGTAA
- a CDS encoding sensor histidine kinase: MRTQLFTNLLLNAGRYAKPGVPSVVTVTGRLVGDVTDDGTTGDDEEPYVEMRVRDNGIGIDSANAERIFDRFFQVEKGDSRSKGGTGLGLVICRAICNAHGGSIVLAMPSEGSDNVQQRTSRGAGERARNSLSFFL; this comes from the coding sequence ATGCGGACGCAGCTCTTTACGAACCTCTTGCTCAATGCGGGTCGCTACGCGAAACCCGGGGTCCCGAGCGTCGTCACGGTGACGGGGCGCCTTGTGGGCGATGTGACGGACGACGGCACGACCGGAGACGACGAAGAACCCTACGTCGAAATGCGCGTCCGAGACAACGGCATCGGGATCGATTCCGCCAATGCGGAACGCATCTTCGACCGCTTCTTCCAGGTTGAAAAGGGCGACAGCCGCTCGAAGGGCGGTACCGGTCTGGGGCTTGTGATCTGCCGTGCAATTTGCAATGCTCACGGCGGAAGCATCGTGCTTGCGATGCCGTCGGAGGGTTCCGACAACGTCCAACAAAGGACTTCTCGAGGGGCAGGCGAACGGGCGCGGAATTCGTTATCATTCTTCCTGTAA
- a CDS encoding response regulator transcription factor produces the protein MALYHPTILIVDDETPIRTGIAENLKLIGYAVELAADGEEALERFDAMQPKPDLVILDVMMPKVDGYDVLREIRRVSSVPVIMLTAKGEVQSKVSAFRLGVDDYLTKPFSLDELQVRIQAILRRTRRAAQPVRSHTYDETEELENGPFRLSMEGRCAFWYDTPIRLTELEFRFLWELCLARGRVLTHEELLTAVWGDHPSNSLNVLRVTLNRIRRKLAPLDVEPTLITNLSKVGYSMPDFTKYPYAYGALPDGEAAKGGDGAASPEDSAPEREK, from the coding sequence ATGGCGCTCTATCACCCCACCATTCTCATTGTCGACGACGAAACCCCGATCCGTACGGGCATTGCCGAAAACCTCAAGTTGATCGGCTATGCCGTCGAGCTTGCCGCCGACGGCGAGGAAGCGCTCGAACGCTTCGACGCGATGCAACCCAAGCCCGACCTCGTCATTCTCGACGTGATGATGCCGAAGGTGGACGGGTACGACGTCCTTCGGGAAATCCGTCGCGTGAGTTCGGTGCCGGTGATCATGCTCACGGCCAAAGGCGAAGTGCAGAGCAAGGTCTCCGCCTTCCGGCTCGGGGTCGACGACTACCTCACGAAGCCCTTCTCGCTCGACGAGCTCCAGGTGCGCATCCAGGCGATCCTGCGGCGTACGCGGCGGGCCGCGCAACCCGTGCGCTCCCACACGTACGACGAAACTGAAGAGCTTGAGAACGGTCCCTTCCGTCTTTCGATGGAGGGGCGTTGCGCTTTTTGGTACGACACGCCGATCCGCCTCACGGAACTCGAATTCCGCTTCCTCTGGGAACTCTGCCTTGCGCGCGGGCGCGTTCTCACCCACGAAGAGCTCCTCACGGCCGTCTGGGGCGACCACCCGTCGAACTCCCTCAACGTGTTGCGCGTGACCCTCAACCGCATCCGTCGCAAGCTTGCGCCCCTTGACGTCGAGCCCACGCTCATCACGAATCTCTCGAAGGTGGGCTACTCGATGCCCGACTTTACGAAGTACCCCTACGCGTACGGCGCCCTGCCCGACGGGGAAGCCGCAAAGGGCGGCGACGGTGCTGCGTCCCCCGAGGATTCCGCCCCCGAGCGGGAAAAGTGA